In one Echinicola marina genomic region, the following are encoded:
- a CDS encoding BrxA/BrxB family bacilliredoxin, with protein sequence MYPEELVAPMRAELTEVGFQEFKTAEDVENHLKDHKGTTFIVVNSVCGCAAGAARPGVVYALDKSTAKPSNLATVFAGNDTEAVNKVREMCLPYPPSSPAMALFKDGELVHFIERHHIEGRNAQIIGEHLVEVFEHFCK encoded by the coding sequence ATGTACCCAGAAGAATTAGTAGCACCTATGCGTGCTGAGTTAACTGAAGTAGGTTTTCAAGAATTCAAAACTGCAGAAGACGTAGAAAATCACCTTAAGGACCACAAAGGCACAACATTCATTGTTGTTAATTCCGTGTGTGGATGTGCTGCAGGCGCCGCCAGACCTGGTGTGGTATATGCCCTGGACAAATCTACCGCCAAACCAAGTAACTTGGCTACCGTATTTGCTGGAAATGATACAGAAGCAGTTAATAAGGTGAGAGAAATGTGTCTGCCTTATCCTCCTTCTTCACCAGCTATGGCTTTGTTTAAAGACGGTGAATTGGTTCACTTTATAGAAAGACACCATATTGAAGGGAGAAATGCCCAAATTATAGGTGAGCACCTTGTTGAAGTATTTGAGCACTTTTGCAAATAA
- a CDS encoding DUF1801 domain-containing protein, with protein sequence MKIEAQSPEEYITKIPEERQPAFSRLRRTITDNLPKGFEETMSYGMIGYVVPHKLYPPGYHCNPKLPLPFINIASQKNFIALYHNGIYADKEILDWFVNEFPKHSKYKLDMGKSCIRFKKPEHIPFDLIGELIKKLTVEDWISLYESNIKRTD encoded by the coding sequence ATGAAAATAGAAGCCCAAAGTCCCGAAGAATATATAACAAAAATACCAGAGGAACGCCAACCTGCATTTTCGAGGCTAAGGCGTACCATTACTGACAACCTCCCAAAAGGCTTCGAAGAAACCATGAGTTATGGAATGATTGGCTATGTTGTTCCTCATAAACTATATCCTCCAGGCTACCACTGTAATCCCAAGCTGCCCCTTCCTTTTATAAATATAGCTTCTCAAAAAAACTTCATTGCCCTTTACCATAATGGGATTTATGCTGACAAAGAAATCCTGGATTGGTTTGTAAATGAATTCCCTAAGCACAGTAAGTATAAACTGGACATGGGCAAAAGTTGTATCAGGTTTAAAAAGCCAGAACATATCCCCTTTGACCTCATTGGAGAGCTCATCAAGAAACTCACTGTAGAAGATTGGATAAGCCTGTATGAATCCAATATAAAACGCACAGATTAA
- a CDS encoding DEAD/DEAH box helicase — MENELLFSNLGISAEILQAVEDMGYTQPSEIQAQSIPLMLEGRDVIGQAQTGTGKTASFGIPIVDMIDASSNKPQALILCPTRELAVQVEGEISKLAKHKKGIYSTAIYGGESIDRQIRTLKKGVQIIVGTPGRVMDHMKRGNIKLETVKTIVLDEADEMLDMGFREDIEMVLSQMPEDRQTIFFSATMAKPIMDLTKKFQTNPEIVKILKKELTVENISQVYYEVKPNLKMELITRLINIHQFNLGVVFCNTKRVTDEVTEGLIANGIMAEALHGDLSQAQRDKVMNKFRKGHCSVLVATDVAARGIDVDNVEVVFNYDLPLDEEYYVHRIGRTGRAGRSGMAISFITGRKDIFRLKDLERYIKTSLTKMTPPSVSEMIDQKKDQLVKEVSEAISKEEDNQVFEATLGQLLAEGLTMDEIALALVKLKFGKSIEELSDMNFDLNLSRDRERGERGRGRDRFDKGGRRGGRDRFERSERGARRGGTREKGKREANMSRLFLNLGKKDRIRPNDIVGAIAGETGIPGRQIGGIDIFDSFSFVDVPSKDAAHVINVMKSNTIKGKPVNMELSKG, encoded by the coding sequence ATGGAAAACGAATTATTATTTTCGAACCTGGGAATTTCAGCAGAAATTCTTCAGGCAGTGGAAGATATGGGCTATACCCAACCTTCCGAAATTCAAGCTCAATCAATTCCACTTATGCTGGAAGGTCGTGATGTAATCGGCCAAGCACAGACAGGTACCGGTAAGACTGCCTCATTTGGTATTCCTATCGTAGATATGATTGATGCATCAAGCAATAAGCCACAAGCATTGATCCTATGCCCTACCAGAGAACTAGCCGTTCAGGTAGAAGGAGAAATCAGCAAACTTGCCAAACACAAAAAAGGAATTTATAGCACTGCTATCTATGGTGGAGAGTCCATTGATCGTCAGATCAGAACCTTGAAAAAAGGTGTACAAATCATCGTGGGTACTCCAGGTAGAGTGATGGACCATATGAAACGTGGTAATATCAAACTGGAAACAGTAAAAACCATCGTTTTGGATGAGGCGGATGAAATGCTTGACATGGGCTTTAGAGAAGATATCGAAATGGTATTGAGTCAAATGCCTGAAGATCGTCAGACTATCTTCTTCTCAGCGACTATGGCCAAGCCAATTATGGACTTGACCAAAAAATTCCAAACCAATCCTGAAATCGTTAAGATCCTTAAAAAGGAACTTACTGTAGAAAATATTTCTCAGGTATACTACGAGGTTAAACCTAACCTTAAAATGGAATTGATCACTAGATTGATCAATATCCACCAGTTTAACTTAGGTGTAGTATTCTGTAACACCAAAAGGGTAACTGACGAAGTAACTGAAGGCTTGATCGCTAATGGCATTATGGCTGAGGCACTTCACGGTGACCTTTCCCAAGCTCAAAGGGACAAAGTAATGAACAAGTTCCGTAAGGGACATTGCTCAGTGCTTGTAGCTACTGATGTTGCTGCCAGAGGTATTGATGTAGACAATGTGGAAGTTGTTTTCAACTATGACCTTCCATTGGACGAAGAATATTACGTACACAGAATCGGTAGAACTGGTAGAGCAGGTCGTTCTGGAATGGCCATTTCTTTCATCACAGGAAGGAAAGACATTTTCAGATTGAAAGATCTTGAAAGATATATCAAAACAAGTCTGACCAAAATGACTCCTCCTTCTGTATCTGAAATGATCGATCAGAAAAAGGATCAATTGGTAAAAGAGGTGTCTGAAGCCATTTCTAAGGAAGAGGACAATCAAGTCTTTGAAGCTACTTTAGGTCAATTATTAGCTGAAGGTCTTACCATGGATGAAATTGCACTTGCATTAGTGAAATTGAAGTTCGGTAAGTCAATTGAAGAGCTTTCTGACATGAACTTCGATCTAAACCTAAGCAGAGATCGAGAAAGAGGCGAAAGAGGAAGAGGAAGGGATCGTTTTGACAAAGGCGGAAGAAGAGGCGGAAGAGACCGTTTTGAGCGTTCTGAAAGAGGTGCTAGAAGAGGCGGTACTCGTGAAAAAGGAAAAAGAGAAGCCAATATGTCAAGACTTTTCCTAAACCTAGGCAAGAAAGACAGGATCAGACCAAATGATATCGTTGGTGCTATCGCCGGAGAAACTGGTATACCAGGTAGACAAATCGGAGGGATCGATATCTTTGATAGCTTCTCATTCGTAGATGTTCCTTCTAAGGATGCTGCTCACGTAATCAACGTAATGAAGAGCAACACCATCAAAGGAAAGCCTGTAAACATGGAACTTTCAAAAGGTTAA
- a CDS encoding DUF59 domain-containing protein: MAEETKTDQEKVNVPDLRDKVVQAIKLVYDPEIPVDVYELGLIYEISVYPVNNVYVLMTLTSPNCPSAESIPSEIKDRIQQIQGINDVEVELTFDPPYSQDMMSEAAKLELGFL, from the coding sequence ATGGCTGAAGAAACTAAAACGGACCAAGAAAAGGTAAATGTTCCTGATTTAAGAGACAAGGTTGTACAAGCCATTAAATTGGTTTACGACCCAGAAATACCTGTGGATGTATACGAATTGGGATTGATCTATGAAATCAGCGTATATCCTGTAAACAATGTCTATGTATTGATGACCTTAACCTCGCCAAATTGTCCTTCTGCAGAATCCATTCCTTCTGAAATCAAGGACAGAATACAGCAGATCCAAGGCATCAACGATGTTGAGGTGGAACTGACCTTTGATCCACCCTACTCCCAAGACATGATGTCGGAAGCGGCCAAATTGGAGCTTGGCTTTTTATAA
- a CDS encoding citrate synthase gives MSEIAKLSFDGKEYELPVTEGTENEKAIEIAKLRGQSGLITLDPGFKNTGSTKSAITFLDGEKGILRYRGYNIEDLAENSNFLEVSYLLIYGELPTQTEYEQFSKEITTHTLVHEDIKKMLDGFPSVAHPMGVLSSLICSLTAFYPTSLDPNRTKEEINLSIIRLMAKMPTFAAWSYKNKMGHPVNYPDNSLDYCANFMKMMFSLPSEKFEVDPVIANALDKLLILHADHEQNCSTSTVRIVGSSQASIYASISAGINALWGPLHGGANQSVIEMLEAIKADGGDSKKYLEKAKDKNDPFRLMGFGHRVYKNFDPRAKIIKKAADDVLSKLGVNDPVLEIAKELEAAALKDQYFVDRKLYPNVDFYSGIIYRALGIPTDMFTVMFALGRLPGWIAQWKEMRENGEPIGRPRQVYTGANERPYVSMNDR, from the coding sequence ATGTCTGAAATAGCTAAGTTATCCTTCGACGGTAAAGAGTATGAATTACCCGTTACAGAAGGTACTGAAAATGAAAAGGCAATAGAGATTGCCAAGTTAAGGGGCCAGTCAGGATTGATCACCCTAGATCCTGGTTTCAAAAATACAGGATCTACCAAAAGTGCCATCACCTTCTTGGACGGAGAAAAAGGTATCTTAAGGTACAGAGGTTATAATATTGAAGATTTGGCCGAAAACTCCAACTTTTTAGAAGTTTCTTATCTTTTAATTTACGGCGAGCTACCGACACAGACTGAATACGAACAATTCTCAAAAGAAATCACTACCCACACCTTAGTACATGAGGATATCAAGAAGATGCTGGATGGCTTTCCATCTGTAGCTCACCCTATGGGGGTTTTATCATCTTTGATCTGCTCATTGACAGCCTTCTACCCTACTTCATTGGATCCGAACAGAACCAAAGAAGAAATCAATTTAAGCATCATCCGTTTGATGGCAAAAATGCCAACTTTCGCGGCATGGTCTTATAAAAACAAAATGGGACACCCAGTAAATTACCCAGATAATAGCCTGGATTACTGTGCGAACTTTATGAAAATGATGTTTTCGCTCCCATCTGAAAAGTTTGAGGTAGATCCTGTCATCGCCAACGCATTGGACAAACTACTTATTCTACATGCTGACCACGAGCAAAACTGTTCTACTTCAACTGTAAGAATTGTTGGATCTTCTCAAGCAAGTATCTACGCTTCAATCTCTGCAGGTATCAACGCCCTTTGGGGACCACTACATGGTGGAGCTAACCAATCAGTGATTGAAATGTTAGAAGCTATCAAGGCTGATGGTGGTGATTCTAAGAAATACTTGGAAAAAGCTAAAGACAAGAATGATCCATTCAGGTTGATGGGCTTTGGACATAGGGTTTATAAGAACTTCGACCCAAGAGCAAAAATCATCAAAAAAGCTGCTGATGATGTATTGTCTAAACTAGGAGTTAATGATCCTGTACTAGAAATTGCCAAAGAACTAGAAGCTGCTGCACTTAAAGACCAATACTTTGTAGACAGAAAGCTTTATCCAAATGTAGATTTCTATTCTGGTATCATCTATAGAGCCTTAGGCATCCCTACTGATATGTTTACAGTAATGTTTGCACTAGGTAGACTTCCAGGTTGGATAGCACAATGGAAAGAAATGAGAGAAAATGGCGAGCCAATCGGAAGACCAAGACAGGTTTACACCGGAGCCAATGAAAGACCTTATGTGTCTATGAATGACAGATAA
- a CDS encoding 16S rRNA (uracil(1498)-N(3))-methyltransferase codes for MQLFFQKDIQPDSPIILAPEESKHLTKVLRKSVGDEIHITDGLGNLYTCKITEISPKKTSLSIIEKECTPLSPYHIHLAIAPTKNADRIEWMLEKITEIGFHELSLLKTAHSERSFLKADRLEKKMISACKQSLNTRLPIINPLRTYSEFIKATQNFDGQKFIAYVDENNQNHLFNLAERKRSYIVLIGPEGDFSEEEINQAFENHFQACSLGHSRLRTETAGLAAVHSLSLKNF; via the coding sequence ATGCAGTTATTTTTCCAAAAGGATATTCAGCCAGATAGCCCCATTATTTTAGCACCCGAAGAATCAAAACACCTGACCAAGGTATTGAGAAAATCTGTCGGTGATGAAATACACATCACAGATGGTCTGGGCAATTTATATACTTGTAAAATCACCGAAATCAGCCCCAAGAAAACAAGCCTAAGCATTATTGAAAAGGAGTGCACTCCCCTTTCCCCATATCATATTCATTTGGCCATTGCTCCAACCAAAAATGCAGATCGCATTGAATGGATGCTTGAAAAGATAACTGAAATTGGCTTCCATGAGCTCAGCCTTTTGAAGACTGCCCATTCTGAAAGAAGTTTCCTTAAAGCTGATAGACTGGAGAAAAAAATGATCTCTGCCTGTAAGCAAAGCCTTAACACCAGATTACCTATAATCAACCCCCTAAGGACTTATTCTGAATTTATAAAAGCAACACAAAATTTTGATGGTCAAAAATTCATCGCCTATGTAGATGAAAATAACCAAAACCATTTATTCAATTTAGCAGAACGCAAGCGGTCTTATATAGTTCTCATAGGTCCTGAAGGAGACTTCTCTGAGGAAGAAATTAATCAGGCCTTTGAAAACCACTTCCAAGCTTGTAGCCTCGGGCATAGTAGATTGAGAACAGAAACAGCTGGATTAGCAGCCGTTCATAGCTTAAGTCTAAAGAATTTTTAA
- a CDS encoding ferritin yields MKTKEKEIVTLQRSLLHDTEKMLNKQIEMEAKSSASYLSMASWCDMMGYDNAAKLLYAHAEEERQHMLKLLHYINEAGGHAIQPEITGIKHHFNSLKEVFQLILEHEIQVTKSINIIVDHCFGVKDFASFSFMQWYVTEQREEESLARRALELFDIIGEEGVGLWTIDQELGKLHDQVGDA; encoded by the coding sequence ATGAAAACTAAGGAAAAAGAAATTGTTACGCTTCAGCGTTCTTTACTTCACGATACAGAAAAAATGTTGAACAAGCAGATAGAGATGGAAGCAAAGTCTTCAGCCTCTTATCTTTCTATGGCTTCATGGTGTGATATGATGGGTTATGACAATGCCGCCAAACTGCTATATGCTCATGCAGAAGAAGAAAGACAACATATGCTTAAACTTTTGCATTATATTAATGAAGCTGGCGGCCATGCCATTCAGCCAGAAATCACTGGCATCAAACATCATTTTAATTCCTTAAAAGAAGTGTTTCAGTTAATATTAGAACACGAAATCCAAGTAACAAAATCCATCAATATTATCGTAGATCACTGCTTTGGAGTTAAAGACTTTGCTTCCTTCAGCTTTATGCAATGGTACGTAACAGAGCAAAGAGAAGAAGAATCTTTGGCCAGAAGGGCTCTTGAGCTATTTGATATCATCGGTGAAGAAGGCGTTGGCCTCTGGACCATTGATCAGGAATTGGGCAAACTGCACGATCAAGTCGGAGATGCCTAA
- the kdsB gene encoding 3-deoxy-manno-octulosonate cytidylyltransferase has protein sequence MKIVAMIPARFGATRFPGKLTSDLCGKAVIARTYLSTVATGLFDRVIVVTDHEKIAEQIRAEGGEVYVSQKQHESGSDRIAEAMVNVDADVVVNVQGDEPFQDQKSLTDLVKAFADPTVKVASMMRKIEDEVEVINPNSVKVVVDKSNFALYFSRSPIPFVRDRFSPVYYRHIGVYAYTKDILLEYTQWDKSMLEQAEMLEQLRLLENGIRIKMVETDHEAVAIDTKLDLDRAIAFYKRTHQS, from the coding sequence ATGAAAATTGTAGCAATGATTCCTGCCAGATTTGGTGCAACCCGCTTCCCTGGAAAGCTTACTTCTGACTTATGTGGTAAGGCCGTAATAGCCAGAACCTATTTGAGCACTGTAGCGACTGGATTGTTTGATAGAGTGATTGTGGTTACTGATCATGAGAAAATTGCGGAACAGATAAGGGCTGAAGGAGGTGAGGTGTATGTAAGCCAAAAGCAACATGAAAGTGGTTCTGATAGAATAGCAGAGGCCATGGTGAATGTGGATGCGGATGTGGTGGTAAATGTTCAAGGAGATGAGCCATTCCAAGATCAAAAATCTCTGACTGATTTGGTAAAGGCATTTGCTGATCCAACAGTAAAAGTAGCTTCCATGATGCGAAAGATAGAGGATGAGGTAGAAGTTATCAATCCCAATTCTGTAAAAGTAGTGGTTGATAAATCTAATTTTGCACTTTATTTCAGTCGTTCACCTATACCTTTTGTAAGGGACAGATTCAGTCCTGTTTATTATAGGCATATTGGTGTTTATGCTTATACCAAAGATATTTTATTGGAGTATACCCAATGGGATAAATCCATGCTGGAACAAGCAGAGATGTTAGAACAGTTGCGTCTGTTAGAAAATGGTATTCGAATAAAAATGGTGGAGACCGATCATGAGGCTGTTGCCATAGATACCAAGTTGGATCTAGACAGAGCCATTGCTTTTTATAAAAGAACTCACCAATCTTGA
- a CDS encoding Crp/Fnr family transcriptional regulator has translation MIGIEKILQLNQQLSNESIELLLSKGTMVEKTKNETIIHQGKIENFSYFILEGCAKAHLNHDGKDINFWFGFEGDFLFSYNSKISKQPGYENISTLEKSLLWKISNDDLEILYKTNLEIANWSRKLTEIELIKTEKRLLDFQTKSATSRYEELLQRHPEILHRISLGNIASYLGISQVSLSRIRSQY, from the coding sequence ATGATTGGGATAGAAAAAATACTCCAACTGAATCAACAACTTTCTAATGAGTCCATTGAGCTGCTATTGTCCAAAGGAACAATGGTGGAAAAAACCAAAAATGAAACCATAATCCATCAGGGAAAAATAGAGAATTTCAGCTATTTCATACTTGAGGGCTGTGCCAAGGCCCATCTCAACCATGATGGAAAGGATATTAATTTTTGGTTTGGATTCGAAGGTGATTTTCTCTTCTCTTATAATAGTAAAATATCCAAACAGCCAGGGTATGAAAATATCAGCACCTTGGAAAAATCCCTACTTTGGAAAATTTCCAACGATGACCTTGAAATCCTATATAAAACCAATTTGGAGATAGCCAATTGGTCCAGGAAACTAACTGAAATTGAACTGATCAAAACCGAAAAACGACTGCTCGATTTCCAAACAAAGTCTGCTACAAGTAGGTATGAAGAACTCCTACAAAGGCACCCTGAAATATTACACCGCATTTCACTTGGAAATATTGCTTCCTATCTCGGGATAAGCCAAGTATCTCTAAGTAGAATTAGAAGCCAATATTAA
- a CDS encoding SufE family protein: MTDIKQVQEEIIDEFTILEGDRESTIFYIMELGNKLSNYPEEARLDENLIKGCQSKVWLTTEEKSGKVIFKADSNTDITKGLISLLIRVLSERSPKEIIDADLYFIEKIGMGNILGSQRSNGLAAMIKQMKLYALAYQSKLNV, encoded by the coding sequence ATGACTGATATAAAGCAAGTTCAGGAAGAAATAATAGACGAATTCACTATACTTGAGGGAGACAGGGAATCCACTATATTTTATATTATGGAATTGGGAAATAAATTGTCAAATTACCCAGAAGAGGCGAGATTGGATGAAAATCTAATCAAAGGCTGTCAATCAAAAGTATGGCTTACCACTGAGGAAAAAAGCGGAAAAGTAATTTTCAAGGCTGACTCCAATACAGATATCACGAAGGGCTTGATCAGTCTTTTGATTAGGGTCCTTTCGGAAAGAAGCCCAAAAGAAATTATCGATGCTGATCTGTATTTCATTGAAAAAATAGGCATGGGCAATATCCTTGGGTCACAAAGATCCAATGGCTTAGCGGCCATGATCAAGCAGATGAAACTTTATGCATTGGCATATCAATCAAAATTAAACGTTTAG
- a CDS encoding formylglycine-generating enzyme family protein has protein sequence MVWIPGGDFIMGTDEDEAYPAEKPAVKRSVNGFWMDETEVTNAQFKKFVEETGYITIAEQKPDWEEMKKQLPPDTPKPDDSLLQPGSMVFVAPNHPVDKRDISQWWQWVDGANWKHPEGPESDLEGRWNHPVVHIAYDDAVAYAKWAGKRLPTEAEWEFAAKGGLRDQRYAWGSELRPNGKFMANTFQGNFPNGNKGEDGFMGTAPVKNFAPNQFGLYDIIGNVWEMTDDWFDAIKFQRLSGSAPALDSNMNQCYNPSNPYAKERVIKGGSYLCSDNYCINYRPSARQGHAYDSGTSNVGFRCVKDAPQKTLGLK, from the coding sequence ATGGTTTGGATTCCTGGAGGAGATTTTATTATGGGAACCGACGAAGATGAGGCCTATCCTGCCGAAAAACCTGCAGTAAAAAGATCGGTAAATGGATTTTGGATGGATGAGACTGAGGTTACTAATGCCCAATTCAAAAAATTCGTAGAAGAAACTGGATATATTACTATTGCAGAGCAAAAACCAGATTGGGAAGAAATGAAAAAACAGCTTCCACCGGATACTCCCAAGCCTGACGACTCTTTATTACAACCGGGTTCTATGGTATTTGTAGCTCCAAATCACCCTGTAGACAAACGTGATATTTCCCAATGGTGGCAATGGGTAGATGGTGCCAATTGGAAGCATCCAGAGGGTCCTGAATCTGACCTCGAAGGAAGATGGAACCACCCTGTTGTTCACATCGCTTATGACGATGCGGTTGCATATGCCAAGTGGGCCGGAAAACGACTTCCTACTGAAGCAGAATGGGAATTCGCTGCCAAAGGAGGACTTAGAGATCAGCGATATGCCTGGGGATCTGAATTAAGGCCAAATGGCAAATTTATGGCCAACACTTTCCAAGGGAATTTCCCCAATGGAAATAAAGGAGAAGATGGATTTATGGGCACAGCTCCTGTAAAGAATTTTGCTCCCAACCAATTTGGACTTTATGATATCATAGGAAATGTATGGGAGATGACCGATGATTGGTTTGATGCCATCAAATTCCAAAGATTGAGCGGAAGTGCTCCCGCTCTGGACTCTAATATGAACCAATGTTACAATCCTAGTAATCCTTATGCTAAAGAAAGGGTTATCAAAGGAGGGTCTTACCTATGCTCGGATAATTATTGCATTAATTATCGACCAAGTGCTCGTCAAGGCCATGCTTATGACAGTGGTACATCCAATGTAGGTTTTAGATGCGTAAAGGATGCTCCCCAAAAGACCTTAGGATTGAAATAG
- a CDS encoding DMT family transporter, with protein sequence MAWLILILAGIFEVAFTTSLKLSNNFTNLKWSILFFISICSSFYLLNAAIKTIPMGTAYAVWTGIGAAGTLIIGILFFQEPTSWPRIFFLMLLIGSIVGLKAVA encoded by the coding sequence ATGGCTTGGTTAATACTAATTCTAGCGGGAATCTTTGAAGTAGCTTTCACTACCTCTTTAAAATTGTCCAATAATTTCACAAACCTGAAATGGTCTATTCTATTTTTTATAAGCATTTGTAGCAGCTTTTACCTCCTCAATGCAGCTATCAAGACCATTCCCATGGGAACGGCTTATGCTGTATGGACAGGTATTGGAGCTGCAGGAACCTTAATAATAGGGATTCTATTTTTCCAAGAACCTACTAGCTGGCCAAGAATTTTCTTTTTGATGCTACTAATTGGTTCAATAGTGGGCTTAAAAGCCGTAGCTTAA